ACCACATCAAGTTAGACGCAGAAGGTTTGTATCCTGTGTTGCTATTAGGCCTGGCTTTTTTTACCTACTCCGCCACGCATGCCATTGGCGGCAACGGGTTCCTAGCCGTATACTTGTCTGCTATTATTCTGGGCAATCAAAGCTTTATTCACAAGCGAACACTTATTCGATTTTATGAAGGTCAGGCCTGGCTGGTACAGATCATTTTATTTTTAACTCTTGGGCTGTTAGTGTTTCCTTCACGCCTGTTTCCGGTGGCAGGCATGGGTTTATTGATCTCCGCCTTTTTGATTTTTGTAGCGCGCCCTATCAGTGTGTTTGCCAGCCTGGCATTCTTCCCTACCAACAATCGCAGCAAGTGGTTTATTTCCTGGGTAGGATTGCGCGGTGGTGTACCTATTGTATTTGCCACCTATCCTTTGCTGGCGGGGCTGGACAAGGCAGGCGTTATTTTTAACCTGGTCTTTTTTATTTCGGTAACTTCTGTATTGCTGCAAGGCACAACCTTGCCTTTTGTAGCCAACCTTCTGCATGTAGCACAACCTGGGCCGTCAAAAAGGAAAGATGGCTCCAGTGCCCTGGAACATGTGCGCTCCGAGTTAAAAAAGATTGTAATCGCACCAGACTCCAGGGCAGTTGATAAACAGATTGTTTATTTGCACATTCCTCTTTCGGTTCATATACTTTATATAAAACGCGATGGCCAATACATTCAGCCGGTTGGCGCCACCCGTATTTTTGCCAATGATACACTCTATGTACTGGCAGACAACCAAAAAGCATTGGAGCAGACGTATGCAGCACTAGGATTAGAAGGAGAAGAGTTGTCGGATGATAGATGACGGATGTGAAATAGACTCTGAGCAATGAGCTTTGAGCAGCGAGGAGGTTTTTGAATAAGTGCTTATGAAAAAATGTAGCGCTTACAGTATGCGGCGTTTGGTAAAAGCCAGAATGAGCAAGGCTAGCCCCAGCAAGCCCTGAAATGCAGTAAGATAAGAATAGTTTTTATGGCTTAAGCTAACAATGGCCAAGATCAATAGTACCAATGCCGGAATGATATAAAGCAATCTGGGATTTTTCATTGCCGTTTGTTATTACCTAAAAATAACGCTTATCTATCAACATTCCTGCAGATACCACGCCAAACAAGAATGGGTGGCCAAGAATGACCACCCTGGTGCTAACTGACCTTAAACTATCGCTTCTTTACAATGATTTTCTGAACCGTAGTGGCTGCGGTAT
This genomic interval from Flavisolibacter tropicus contains the following:
- a CDS encoding potassium/proton antiporter, producing MHITPGNILFIGSILVLISVIASKSTSRFSVPTLILFLIIGALAGSEGIGGIHFDNPAVAQFIGITALVFILYSGGLDTNWQAVKPILWRGVALSTVGVLLTALAVGLFVHYVFNFSLFEGLLLGSIVSATDAAAVFSILRSKGMRLKGSLAPVLELESGSNDPMAYFLTVSLTSIVAIGKFNGWQLVFDFLQQFVLGAIVGYLMGRVSHWVINHIKLDAEGLYPVLLLGLAFFTYSATHAIGGNGFLAVYLSAIILGNQSFIHKRTLIRFYEGQAWLVQIILFLTLGLLVFPSRLFPVAGMGLLISAFLIFVARPISVFASLAFFPTNNRSKWFISWVGLRGGVPIVFATYPLLAGLDKAGVIFNLVFFISVTSVLLQGTTLPFVANLLHVAQPGPSKRKDGSSALEHVRSELKKIVIAPDSRAVDKQIVYLHIPLSVHILYIKRDGQYIQPVGATRIFANDTLYVLADNQKALEQTYAALGLEGEELSDDR